Proteins found in one Choloepus didactylus isolate mChoDid1 chromosome 25, mChoDid1.pri, whole genome shotgun sequence genomic segment:
- the LOC119520249 gene encoding zinc finger protein 596-like isoform X1, translating to MQTLESVTFNDVAIDFDAEEWALMDTTQRNLFRDVMLESIHHLVSLGYQLCKSEVVSQLEQGEELWREGLGFLQGQSTGRQSDHRKEEIIIPCICNKDKYTIESKQQISNIGEDPFGSIDLGEDLIHSTLADMETKPYLNEQFQKTVNFTSFFSRHKQIRAGSNSYDCHLCGKAFRNISVLRQHERTCTGEKRYVCHRCGKSFSRCCNLKEHKRSHTGEKACVCHQCGKIFTDSSNLRVHVRTHKGEKPYVCHLCGKSYNYRVNLRQHEKSHTGEKPYVCPFCGKDFTRRTALGPHVRTHTGEKPYICHVCGKSFSHWCNLRDHKRTHTGEKPYVCNTCGKSFSQCGSLSNHKRTHTGETPYACHLCGKSFSQRGHLRGHERTHTGEKPYVCHLCGKGFTHRTALRRHARIHTGEKPYNCQRCGKSFSHCGSLRNHERTHTGEKPYICNVCGKSFSQFGSRRKHERTHTVEIPFVCNICGKSFSKSGRLRQHGRTHNRDKANVCHL from the exons ATGCAAACACTG GAATCGGTGACCTTCAATGATGTAGCTATAGATTTTGATGCAGAAGAGTGGGCCTTGATGGACACAACACAGAGAAACctgttcagagatgttatgctggagaGTATCCATCATCTGGTGTCATTGG GGTATCAGCTCTGTAAATCAGAAGTGGTTTCCCAGTTGGAACAAGGAGaggaactgtggagagaaggattagGATTTCTCCAAGGACAGAGTACAG gcaGACAAAGTGaccacagaaaagaagaaataattatacCATGTATCTGCAATAAGGACAAATATACCATCGAGTCAAAG CAGCAGATTTCTAACATTGGAGAAGATCCCTTTGGAAGTATTGATTTGGGAGAAgatttaattcactcaacattgGCTGACATGGAAACAAAGCCCTATCTAAATGAACAATTTCAAAAAACTGTCAATTTCACATCATTCTTTAGTAGACATAAGCAAATTCGGGCAGGAAGTAATTCATATGactgtcatctatgtggaaaagccttcagaaaTATTTCTGTCCTTAGACAGCATGAGAGAACTTGCACTGGAGAGAAACGATATGTCTGCCATcgatgtgggaaatccttcagtcgaTGTTGTAACCTTAAGGAACATAAGAGAAGCCACACTGGGGAAAAAGCATGTGTCTGCCACCAATGTGGGAAAATCTTTACTGATAGTTCTAATCTCAGAGTACATGTGAGAACTCACAAGGGGGAGAAACCATACGtttgccatctatgtgggaaatcctatAACTATCGTgttaaccttaggcaacatgagaaatctcacacaggggagaaaccatatgtctgccctttttgtgggaaagacttcactcgTAGAACTGCCCTCGGACCACAtgtgagaactcacactggggagaaaccatacatctgccatgtttgtgggaaatccttcagtcattggtGTAACCTTAGGGATCacaagagaactcacactggggagaaaccatatgtctgcaacacatgtgggaaatccttcagtcaatgtggTAGCCTTAGTAATcataagagaactcacactggagagacaCCATATgcctgccatctatgtgggaaatccttcagtcaacgTGGTCACCTTAGgggacatgagagaactcacactggggagaaaccatatgtatgccatctatgtgggaaaggcTTCACTCATCGTACTGCTCTCAGGCGACATgcaagaattcacactggggagaaaccatacaaCTGCCAACGATGTGGGAAATCATTCAGTCATTGTGGTAGCCTTAGGaatcatgagagaactcacactggggagaaaccatacatTTGCAatgtatgtgggaaatccttcagtcagtTTGGTAGCCGTAggaaacatgagagaactcacactgtgGAGATACCATttgtctgcaatatatgtgggaaatccttcagtaaAAGTGGTCGACTTAGGCAACATGGGAGAACTCACAATAGGGACAAAGCAAATGTCTGCCATTTATGA
- the LOC119520249 gene encoding zinc finger protein 596-like isoform X2: MQTLESVTFNDVAIDFDAEEWALMDTTQRNLFRDVMLESIHHLVSLGYQLCKSEVVSQLEQGEELWREGLGFLQGQSTGRQSDHRKEEIIIPCICNKDKYTIESKQISNIGEDPFGSIDLGEDLIHSTLADMETKPYLNEQFQKTVNFTSFFSRHKQIRAGSNSYDCHLCGKAFRNISVLRQHERTCTGEKRYVCHRCGKSFSRCCNLKEHKRSHTGEKACVCHQCGKIFTDSSNLRVHVRTHKGEKPYVCHLCGKSYNYRVNLRQHEKSHTGEKPYVCPFCGKDFTRRTALGPHVRTHTGEKPYICHVCGKSFSHWCNLRDHKRTHTGEKPYVCNTCGKSFSQCGSLSNHKRTHTGETPYACHLCGKSFSQRGHLRGHERTHTGEKPYVCHLCGKGFTHRTALRRHARIHTGEKPYNCQRCGKSFSHCGSLRNHERTHTGEKPYICNVCGKSFSQFGSRRKHERTHTVEIPFVCNICGKSFSKSGRLRQHGRTHNRDKANVCHL, encoded by the exons ATGCAAACACTG GAATCGGTGACCTTCAATGATGTAGCTATAGATTTTGATGCAGAAGAGTGGGCCTTGATGGACACAACACAGAGAAACctgttcagagatgttatgctggagaGTATCCATCATCTGGTGTCATTGG GGTATCAGCTCTGTAAATCAGAAGTGGTTTCCCAGTTGGAACAAGGAGaggaactgtggagagaaggattagGATTTCTCCAAGGACAGAGTACAG gcaGACAAAGTGaccacagaaaagaagaaataattatacCATGTATCTGCAATAAGGACAAATATACCATCGAGTCAAAG CAGATTTCTAACATTGGAGAAGATCCCTTTGGAAGTATTGATTTGGGAGAAgatttaattcactcaacattgGCTGACATGGAAACAAAGCCCTATCTAAATGAACAATTTCAAAAAACTGTCAATTTCACATCATTCTTTAGTAGACATAAGCAAATTCGGGCAGGAAGTAATTCATATGactgtcatctatgtggaaaagccttcagaaaTATTTCTGTCCTTAGACAGCATGAGAGAACTTGCACTGGAGAGAAACGATATGTCTGCCATcgatgtgggaaatccttcagtcgaTGTTGTAACCTTAAGGAACATAAGAGAAGCCACACTGGGGAAAAAGCATGTGTCTGCCACCAATGTGGGAAAATCTTTACTGATAGTTCTAATCTCAGAGTACATGTGAGAACTCACAAGGGGGAGAAACCATACGtttgccatctatgtgggaaatcctatAACTATCGTgttaaccttaggcaacatgagaaatctcacacaggggagaaaccatatgtctgccctttttgtgggaaagacttcactcgTAGAACTGCCCTCGGACCACAtgtgagaactcacactggggagaaaccatacatctgccatgtttgtgggaaatccttcagtcattggtGTAACCTTAGGGATCacaagagaactcacactggggagaaaccatatgtctgcaacacatgtgggaaatccttcagtcaatgtggTAGCCTTAGTAATcataagagaactcacactggagagacaCCATATgcctgccatctatgtgggaaatccttcagtcaacgTGGTCACCTTAGgggacatgagagaactcacactggggagaaaccatatgtatgccatctatgtgggaaaggcTTCACTCATCGTACTGCTCTCAGGCGACATgcaagaattcacactggggagaaaccatacaaCTGCCAACGATGTGGGAAATCATTCAGTCATTGTGGTAGCCTTAGGaatcatgagagaactcacactggggagaaaccatacatTTGCAatgtatgtgggaaatccttcagtcagtTTGGTAGCCGTAggaaacatgagagaactcacactgtgGAGATACCATttgtctgcaatatatgtgggaaatccttcagtaaAAGTGGTCGACTTAGGCAACATGGGAGAACTCACAATAGGGACAAAGCAAATGTCTGCCATTTATGA